In Serratia marcescens subsp. marcescens ATCC 13880, a single genomic region encodes these proteins:
- the focA gene encoding formate transporter FocA, with protein sequence MKTDSPFDLILPAATAKIAEDAGVYKATKHPLKTFYLAITAGVFISIAFVFYITATTGTAGVPFGLAKLVGGICFSLGLMLVVVSGADLFTSTVLIVIAKASGRISWGQLGANWLNVYLGNLVGALFFVALIWFSGEYMVANGQWGLNVLQTADHKLHHTFIEAVCLGILANLMVCLAVWMSYSGRTLTDKMLAMVLPVGMFVASGFEHSIANMFMIPMGIVVKHFATPEFWQAVGAVPEQFAHLTVSNFIIDNLIPVTLGNIIGGGLLVGLTYWVIYLRGGREQH encoded by the coding sequence TTGAAAACTGACAGCCCATTCGATCTGATTTTACCTGCGGCAACGGCGAAAATCGCTGAAGATGCCGGCGTGTATAAAGCCACCAAACATCCGCTGAAAACGTTTTATTTGGCGATCACCGCCGGTGTCTTCATTTCCATCGCCTTCGTCTTCTACATCACGGCGACCACCGGCACCGCCGGCGTGCCTTTCGGGCTGGCGAAACTGGTCGGCGGCATCTGCTTCTCTCTCGGGTTAATGCTGGTGGTGGTGTCGGGCGCCGACCTGTTCACTTCTACCGTACTTATCGTCATCGCCAAGGCCAGCGGCCGCATCAGTTGGGGCCAGCTGGGCGCCAACTGGCTGAACGTTTATCTCGGCAACCTGGTCGGCGCGCTGTTCTTCGTGGCGCTGATCTGGTTCTCCGGCGAGTATATGGTCGCCAACGGCCAGTGGGGCCTGAATGTTCTGCAAACCGCGGACCACAAGCTGCATCACACCTTTATCGAAGCCGTCTGCCTCGGCATTCTGGCTAACCTGATGGTCTGCCTGGCGGTCTGGATGAGCTACTCCGGCCGCACCCTGACCGACAAGATGCTCGCCATGGTGCTGCCGGTCGGTATGTTTGTCGCCAGCGGCTTCGAACACAGCATCGCCAACATGTTTATGATCCCTATGGGCATCGTGGTCAAACACTTCGCCACGCCGGAATTCTGGCAAGCCGTAGGGGCGGTACCTGAGCAATTCGCTCATCTGACAGTAAGCAACTTCATCATCGACAACCTGATTCCGGTCACCCTCGGTAACATCATCGGCGGCGGTCTGCTGGTTGGGTTGACTTACTGGGTAATTTATCTGCGCGGGGGCCGCGAACAGCACTAA
- the ycaO gene encoding 30S ribosomal protein S12 methylthiotransferase accessory factor YcaO, which translates to MTQTFIPGKDAALEDSIARFQQKLSDLGFNIEEASWLNPVPHVWSVHIRDRDCPLCFTNGKGASKKAALASALGEYFERLSTNYFFADFYLGRQIAEGDFVHYPNEKWFPIPEDDALPAGILDERLHAFYDPQQELSASDLVDLQSGNADRGVCALPFTRQSDQQTVYIPMNIIGNLYVSNGMSAGNTANEARVQGLSEVFERYVKNRIIAESISLPAIPDEVLNRYPGVVEAIAKLEEEGFPILSYDASLGGNYPVICVVLFNPTNGTCFASFGAHPDFGVALERTVTELLQGRSLKDLDVFTAPTFDDEEVAEHTNLETHFIDSSGLISWDLFKQDADYPFVDWNFSGSTQEEFATLMSIFDKEDAEVYIADYEHLGVYACRIIVPGMSDIYPAEDLLLANNSMGAHLRDTLLALPGSEWEPEEYLALIEQLDDEGLDDFTRVRELLGIASGKDNAWHTLRVGELKSMLALAGGDLDQALIWTEWTQDFNASVLSPARSNYYRCLQTLLLLAQEPEREAAQYYTAFVKMYGQEAVDAASAAISGEERFNGLFAVDADLKALPAHQALLAAYEKLQAAKRRHWAKA; encoded by the coding sequence ATGACGCAAACTTTTATCCCCGGTAAAGACGCCGCCCTGGAAGACTCCATCGCCCGTTTCCAGCAGAAACTGAGCGACCTCGGTTTCAACATCGAAGAAGCCTCCTGGCTGAACCCGGTGCCGCACGTGTGGTCGGTGCACATTCGCGATCGCGATTGCCCGCTGTGCTTCACCAACGGCAAAGGCGCCAGCAAAAAAGCCGCGCTGGCCTCCGCGCTGGGTGAATATTTCGAGCGCCTGTCCACCAACTACTTCTTTGCCGATTTCTATCTGGGCCGGCAGATCGCCGAAGGCGACTTCGTGCACTACCCGAATGAGAAATGGTTCCCGATCCCTGAAGACGACGCGCTGCCGGCCGGCATCCTCGACGAACGCCTGCACGCCTTCTACGATCCGCAGCAAGAGCTGAGCGCCAGCGATCTGGTCGATCTGCAGTCCGGCAACGCCGATCGCGGCGTGTGCGCGCTGCCGTTTACCCGTCAGTCCGACCAGCAAACCGTGTACATCCCGATGAATATCATCGGCAACCTGTATGTTTCCAACGGCATGTCCGCCGGCAACACCGCCAACGAAGCGCGCGTGCAGGGCCTGTCGGAAGTGTTCGAGCGTTATGTGAAAAACCGCATCATCGCCGAATCCATCAGCCTGCCGGCGATCCCGGACGAAGTGCTGAACCGCTACCCGGGCGTGGTGGAAGCCATCGCCAAGTTGGAAGAGGAAGGTTTCCCGATCCTCTCCTATGACGCCTCGCTGGGCGGCAACTACCCGGTGATCTGCGTGGTGCTGTTCAACCCGACCAACGGCACCTGCTTCGCTTCATTCGGCGCGCATCCTGACTTCGGCGTGGCGCTGGAGCGCACGGTAACCGAACTGCTGCAGGGCCGCAGCCTGAAAGATCTCGACGTGTTCACCGCGCCGACCTTCGATGACGAAGAAGTGGCGGAACACACCAACCTGGAAACGCACTTCATCGACTCCAGCGGCCTGATCTCCTGGGATCTGTTCAAACAGGATGCCGATTACCCGTTCGTTGACTGGAACTTCAGCGGCAGCACGCAGGAAGAGTTCGCCACCCTGATGAGCATCTTCGACAAGGAAGACGCGGAAGTGTACATCGCCGACTACGAGCACCTGGGCGTCTACGCTTGCCGCATCATCGTGCCGGGCATGTCCGATATCTACCCGGCGGAAGACCTGCTGCTGGCCAACAACAGCATGGGCGCGCACCTGCGCGATACGCTGCTGGCGCTGCCGGGCAGCGAGTGGGAGCCGGAAGAATACCTGGCGCTGATCGAGCAGCTGGACGACGAAGGGCTGGACGATTTCACCCGCGTACGCGAACTGCTGGGCATTGCCAGCGGCAAAGACAACGCCTGGCATACCCTGCGCGTGGGCGAGCTGAAGTCGATGCTGGCGCTGGCGGGCGGCGATCTGGATCAGGCGCTGATCTGGACCGAATGGACGCAGGACTTCAACGCCTCGGTGCTGAGCCCGGCGCGCAGCAACTACTACCGCTGCCTGCAAACGCTGCTGCTGCTGGCGCAGGAGCCTGAACGCGAAGCGGCGCAATACTATACCGCGTTCGTGAAAATGTACGGCCAGGAAGCGGTCGACGCCGCCTCCGCCGCCATCAGCGGTGAAGAGCGCTTCAACGGGCTGTTCGCCGTCGATGCCGATCTGAAGGCGCTGCCGGCGCATCAGGCGCTGCTGGCGGCTTACGAGAAGCTGCAGGCGGCCAAACGCCGCCACTGGGCCAAGGCCTAA
- the ansB gene encoding L-asparaginase 2, translating to MKSVKLSVLTLLLTGVSASALALPNITLLATGGTIAGGGDSATKSNYTAGKLGVEALVDAVPALKNIANVRGEQVVNIGSQDMNDQVWLTLVKKIDADCGKTDGFVITHGTDTLEETAYFLDLTVKCDKPVVLVGAMRPATAMSADGPFNLYNAVVTAADPQSANRGVLVAMNDTVLDARDVTKTNTTAVQTFQSPNFGPLGYIHNGKIDYQRSPQRKHTRETPFDVSKLNELPKVGIVYNYANASDAPAKALIAEGYQGIVSAGVGNGNLYKTVFDTLATAAHNGVAVVRSSRVPTGATTEDAEVDDAKYGFVAAGTLNPQKARILLQLALTQTKDAKQIQQMFNQY from the coding sequence ATGAAATCAGTGAAACTCAGCGTGTTAACCCTCTTGTTGACCGGCGTCAGCGCTTCGGCGCTGGCGCTGCCCAACATCACCCTGCTGGCGACCGGCGGCACCATTGCCGGCGGCGGCGATTCGGCGACGAAATCCAACTATACCGCGGGCAAGCTGGGCGTCGAGGCGCTGGTCGATGCGGTGCCGGCGTTGAAAAACATCGCCAACGTGCGGGGGGAGCAGGTGGTGAACATCGGCTCGCAGGACATGAACGATCAGGTCTGGCTGACGCTGGTGAAGAAAATTGACGCCGACTGCGGCAAAACCGACGGCTTCGTCATCACCCACGGTACCGATACGCTGGAAGAGACGGCCTATTTCCTCGATCTGACGGTGAAGTGCGACAAGCCGGTGGTGCTGGTCGGGGCGATGCGGCCGGCGACGGCGATGAGCGCCGACGGCCCGTTCAACCTGTATAACGCGGTGGTGACGGCGGCGGATCCGCAATCGGCCAACCGCGGGGTGCTGGTGGCGATGAACGACACCGTGCTGGACGCGCGCGACGTCACCAAGACCAATACCACCGCCGTGCAGACCTTCCAGTCGCCGAACTTCGGCCCGCTGGGGTACATCCACAACGGCAAGATCGATTACCAGCGTTCGCCGCAGCGCAAGCATACCCGGGAGACGCCGTTCGACGTCAGCAAGCTGAACGAGCTGCCGAAGGTCGGCATCGTCTACAACTACGCCAACGCCTCCGATGCGCCGGCCAAGGCGCTGATCGCCGAAGGATATCAGGGCATCGTCAGCGCCGGGGTCGGCAACGGTAACCTGTATAAAACCGTGTTCGACACCTTGGCGACGGCGGCGCACAACGGCGTGGCGGTGGTGCGTTCTTCGCGCGTGCCGACCGGCGCGACCACCGAGGATGCGGAAGTGGACGACGCCAAATACGGCTTCGTGGCCGCCGGCACGCTGAATCCGCAAAAAGCGCGCATTCTGCTGCAGCTGGCGCTGACGCAAACCAAAGACGCGAAGCAGATCCAGCAGATGTTCAATCAGTACTGA
- the serC gene encoding 3-phosphoserine/phosphohydroxythreonine transaminase, whose protein sequence is MTQVYNFSSGPAMLPVEVLRRAEQELCNWHGLGTSVMEISHRSKEFIAVAEQAEQDLRDLLKVPSNYKVLFCHGGARAQFAALPLNLLGDKATADYIDGGYWAHSAIKEAEKYCTPNVIDVKTRIDGLSGIKPMKEWHLSNDAAYVHYCPNETIDGVAIDETPDFGDKVVIGDYSSTILSRPLDVSRFGVIYAGAQKNIGPAGLTLVIVRDDLLGKARKEVPSILDYTVLAENDSMFNTPPTFAWYLSGLVFKWLKEQGGLVEMQKRNQAKAELLYAAIDKSDFYRSQVAIANRSWMNVPFQLADAALDKVFLSEAEAIGLQALKGHRVVGGMRASIYNAMPLAGVQALTDFMTDFERRHG, encoded by the coding sequence ATGACTCAGGTTTATAATTTTAGCTCTGGCCCGGCGATGCTGCCGGTGGAAGTGTTGCGTCGTGCGGAACAGGAACTGTGCAATTGGCACGGCCTGGGCACGTCAGTGATGGAGATCAGTCACCGCAGCAAAGAATTCATCGCCGTTGCCGAGCAGGCGGAACAGGATCTGCGCGATCTGCTGAAAGTCCCCTCCAACTATAAAGTGCTGTTTTGCCACGGCGGCGCCCGCGCACAATTCGCCGCGCTGCCGCTGAACCTGCTGGGCGACAAGGCCACCGCCGACTATATCGACGGCGGTTATTGGGCGCACAGCGCTATCAAGGAAGCGGAAAAGTATTGCACCCCGAACGTCATCGACGTGAAAACCCGCATCGACGGCCTGAGCGGCATCAAGCCGATGAAAGAGTGGCACCTGAGCAACGACGCGGCTTACGTGCATTATTGCCCGAATGAAACCATCGACGGCGTGGCCATCGATGAAACGCCGGACTTCGGCGACAAAGTGGTGATCGGCGATTACTCCTCGACCATTCTGTCCCGCCCGCTCGACGTCAGCCGCTTCGGCGTGATTTACGCCGGCGCGCAGAAAAATATCGGCCCGGCCGGCCTGACGCTGGTGATCGTGCGCGACGATCTGCTGGGCAAGGCGCGCAAAGAAGTGCCGTCTATCCTCGATTACACCGTGCTGGCCGAGAACGACTCGATGTTCAACACCCCGCCAACCTTCGCCTGGTACTTGTCCGGGCTGGTGTTCAAATGGCTGAAAGAGCAGGGCGGCCTGGTGGAGATGCAAAAACGCAATCAGGCCAAGGCCGAGCTGCTGTACGCGGCCATCGATAAATCCGACTTCTACCGCAGCCAGGTGGCGATCGCCAACCGTTCCTGGATGAACGTGCCGTTCCAGCTGGCCGATGCGGCGCTGGACAAGGTGTTCCTCAGCGAAGCCGAGGCCATCGGCCTGCAGGCGCTGAAAGGCCACCGGGTAGTTGGCGGCATGCGTGCTTCTATTTACAATGCCATGCCGCTGGCCGGCGTGCAGGCGCTGACCGACTTCATGACCGACTTCGAACGTCGTCACGGTTGA
- the aroA gene encoding 3-phosphoshikimate 1-carboxyvinyltransferase has product MVDSLTLQPVALVNGTVNLPGSKSVSNRALLLAALAEGTTRLTNLLDSDDVRHMLNALQALGVNYRLSADRTVCEVTGVAGPLVANQPLELFLGNAGTAMRPLAAALCLGEGDVVLTGEPRMKERPIGHLVDALRQGGAQIDYLEQTDYPPIRLRGGFQGGDVTVDGSVSSQFLTALLMTAPLAPQDTQIHIKGELVSKPYIDITLHLMRTFGVSVSHDNYRVFHIQGRQTYIAPGDYLVEGDASSASYFLAAAAIKGGTVRVTGIGRKSVQGDTKFADVLEKMGARITWGDDFIECSRGELRGIDMDMNHIPDAAMTIATAALFAEGPTTIRNIYNWRVKETDRLAAMATELRKVGAEVDEGEDYIHVVPPAKLQFAEIGTYNDHRMAMCFSLVALSDTPVTILDPKCTAKTFPDYFEQLARISQPA; this is encoded by the coding sequence ATGGTGGATTCCCTGACGTTACAACCGGTCGCCCTGGTCAATGGCACCGTCAACTTACCCGGCTCGAAGAGCGTTTCTAACCGCGCTCTGCTGCTGGCGGCGCTGGCGGAGGGAACGACCCGGCTGACCAACCTGCTGGACAGCGACGATGTGCGTCATATGCTGAATGCGCTGCAGGCGTTGGGCGTGAACTACCGGCTTTCCGCCGACCGCACCGTGTGTGAAGTGACCGGCGTGGCCGGGCCGTTGGTGGCCAACCAACCGCTGGAACTGTTCCTCGGCAATGCCGGCACCGCGATGCGCCCACTGGCGGCGGCGCTGTGCCTTGGTGAAGGTGATGTGGTGCTGACCGGGGAACCCCGCATGAAAGAACGCCCGATCGGCCATCTGGTGGACGCGTTACGCCAGGGCGGGGCGCAGATTGATTACCTCGAGCAGACCGATTACCCGCCGATTCGCCTGCGCGGCGGTTTCCAGGGCGGTGACGTCACCGTTGACGGCAGCGTCTCCAGCCAGTTCCTGACCGCGTTGCTGATGACCGCGCCCCTGGCGCCGCAGGATACGCAGATCCACATCAAGGGCGAGCTGGTTTCCAAGCCCTACATCGACATCACGCTGCATCTGATGCGCACCTTCGGCGTATCGGTGAGCCACGACAACTACCGGGTATTCCATATCCAGGGGCGCCAGACGTATATCGCGCCGGGCGACTACCTGGTTGAGGGCGACGCTTCTTCCGCCTCTTACTTCCTGGCGGCGGCGGCGATCAAGGGCGGCACCGTGCGCGTGACCGGCATCGGCCGCAAAAGCGTGCAGGGCGACACCAAGTTCGCCGACGTGCTGGAGAAAATGGGCGCGCGCATCACCTGGGGCGACGATTTCATTGAGTGCAGCCGCGGTGAACTGCGCGGCATCGACATGGACATGAACCACATTCCGGACGCGGCGATGACCATCGCCACCGCGGCGCTGTTCGCCGAGGGGCCGACCACCATCCGCAATATCTACAACTGGCGGGTGAAGGAGACCGACCGTCTGGCGGCGATGGCTACCGAGTTGCGTAAAGTGGGGGCGGAAGTGGACGAAGGCGAAGACTACATTCACGTCGTGCCGCCGGCCAAACTGCAGTTCGCCGAGATCGGCACCTACAACGATCACCGCATGGCGATGTGCTTCTCGCTGGTGGCGCTGTCGGATACGCCGGTCACCATTCTCGATCCGAAATGCACCGCGAAGACCTTCCCGGATTATTTCGAACAGCTGGCGCGCATCAGCCAGCCGGCGTAA
- the cmk gene encoding (d)CMP kinase, with amino-acid sequence MTATAPVITVDGPSGAGKGTLCKALAESLGWRLLDSGAIYRVLALAALHHQVDITSEEALVPLAAHLDVRFVAQDGKLQVILEGEDVSNEIRTETVGNTASQAAAFPRVREALLRRQRAFREAPGLIADGRDMGTVVFPDAPVKIFLDASSEERAHRRMLQLQEKGFNVNFERLLAEIKERDDRDRNRPIAPLVPASDALVLDSTSMSIEEVIQQALTYAQKVLALPQQ; translated from the coding sequence ATGACGGCTACAGCCCCGGTGATAACCGTTGATGGACCAAGTGGCGCAGGCAAAGGCACGCTGTGTAAAGCGTTGGCCGAGTCCCTTGGTTGGCGTTTGCTGGATTCTGGCGCGATCTACCGCGTGCTGGCGCTGGCGGCGTTGCATCATCAGGTGGATATCACTTCTGAGGAAGCGCTGGTTCCGCTGGCCGCACATCTCGATGTTCGCTTCGTTGCCCAGGACGGCAAGCTGCAGGTGATTTTGGAAGGTGAGGACGTCAGCAATGAGATCCGCACCGAAACCGTCGGCAACACCGCGTCGCAAGCGGCGGCGTTTCCGCGCGTGCGCGAGGCGTTGCTGCGCCGCCAGCGCGCGTTTCGCGAGGCGCCCGGCCTGATTGCCGATGGCCGCGACATGGGCACGGTGGTGTTCCCGGACGCGCCGGTCAAGATTTTCCTCGACGCCAGCTCGGAGGAGCGCGCGCACCGCCGCATGCTGCAGTTGCAGGAGAAGGGCTTTAATGTTAACTTTGAACGTCTTTTAGCCGAGATAAAGGAACGGGACGACCGTGACCGTAATCGGCCTATCGCGCCTCTGGTGCCCGCTTCTGACGCCCTCGTGCTGGATTCTACCAGCATGTCGATAGAGGAAGTGATCCAGCAGGCGTTGACGTATGCACAGAAAGTGTTGGCGTTGCCGCAGCAATAA
- the rpsA gene encoding 30S ribosomal protein S1, which translates to MTESFAQLFEESLKEIETRPGSIVRGVVVAIDKDIVLVDAGLKSESAIPAEQFKNAQGELEIQVGDEVDVALDAVEDGFGETLLSREKAKRHEAWITLEKAYEEAETVTGVINGKVKGGFTVELNGIRAFLPGSLVDVRPVRDTLHLEGKELEFKVIKLDQKRNNVVVSRRAVIESENSAERDQLLENLQEGMEVKGIVKNLTDYGAFVDLGGVDGLLHITDMAWKRVKHPSEIVNVGDEITVKVLKFDRERTRVSLGLKQLGEDPWVAIAKRYPEGTKLTGRVTNLTDYGCFVEIEEGVEGLVHVSEMDWTNKNIHPSKVVNVGDVVEVMVLDIDEERRRISLGLKQCKSNPWQQFAETHNKGDRVEGKIKSITDFGIFIGLDGGIDGLVHLSDISWNVAGEEAVREYKKGDEIAAVVLQVDAERERISLGVKQLAEDPFNNYLSMNKKGAIVTGKVTAVDAKGATVELAGGVEGYLRASEASRDRIEDATLVLNVGDEVEAKFTGVDRKNRVVSLSVRAKDEADEKDAIATVNNKQEEGNFSNAMAEAFKAAKGE; encoded by the coding sequence ATGACTGAATCTTTCGCTCAACTCTTTGAAGAATCCTTAAAAGAAATCGAAACCCGCCCGGGTTCCATCGTTCGTGGCGTCGTTGTTGCTATCGACAAAGATATCGTACTGGTTGACGCCGGTCTGAAATCTGAGTCTGCCATCCCGGCTGAGCAATTCAAAAACGCCCAGGGCGAGCTGGAAATCCAGGTTGGTGACGAAGTTGACGTTGCTCTGGATGCTGTTGAAGACGGCTTCGGTGAAACCCTGCTGTCCCGTGAGAAAGCTAAGCGTCACGAAGCTTGGATCACGCTGGAAAAAGCCTACGAAGAAGCTGAGACTGTAACCGGTGTTATCAACGGCAAAGTGAAGGGTGGCTTCACCGTCGAGCTGAACGGCATCCGCGCGTTCCTGCCAGGTTCCCTGGTTGACGTGCGTCCGGTACGTGACACTCTGCACCTGGAAGGCAAAGAGCTTGAGTTCAAAGTCATCAAGCTGGATCAGAAGCGCAACAACGTTGTCGTTTCTCGCCGTGCGGTTATCGAATCCGAAAACAGCGCTGAGCGCGATCAACTGCTGGAAAACCTGCAGGAAGGCATGGAAGTTAAAGGTATCGTTAAGAACCTCACTGACTACGGTGCATTCGTTGATCTGGGCGGCGTAGACGGCCTGCTGCACATCACTGACATGGCTTGGAAACGCGTTAAGCACCCAAGCGAAATCGTCAATGTTGGCGATGAAATCACTGTTAAAGTGCTGAAGTTCGACCGCGAGCGTACTCGTGTATCCCTGGGCCTGAAACAGCTGGGCGAAGATCCATGGGTTGCTATCGCGAAACGTTACCCAGAAGGCACCAAGCTGACTGGCCGTGTAACCAACCTGACTGATTACGGCTGCTTCGTAGAAATCGAAGAAGGCGTTGAAGGTCTGGTACACGTTTCTGAAATGGATTGGACCAACAAAAACATCCATCCGTCCAAAGTTGTTAACGTGGGCGACGTAGTGGAAGTGATGGTTCTGGACATCGATGAAGAACGTCGTCGTATCTCCCTGGGCCTGAAGCAGTGCAAATCCAACCCATGGCAGCAGTTCGCAGAAACCCACAACAAGGGCGACCGCGTTGAAGGTAAAATCAAGTCTATCACTGACTTCGGTATCTTCATCGGCCTGGACGGCGGCATCGACGGCCTGGTTCACCTGTCTGACATCTCCTGGAACGTTGCAGGCGAAGAAGCAGTACGTGAATACAAGAAAGGCGACGAAATCGCTGCGGTTGTTCTGCAAGTTGACGCAGAGCGCGAGCGTATCTCCCTGGGCGTGAAGCAACTGGCTGAAGACCCGTTCAATAACTACCTGTCTATGAACAAGAAAGGTGCTATTGTTACTGGTAAAGTCACTGCAGTTGACGCCAAAGGTGCTACAGTTGAATTGGCAGGCGGCGTAGAAGGTTACCTGCGTGCATCTGAAGCCTCTCGCGACCGCATTGAAGATGCAACTCTGGTTCTGAACGTAGGTGACGAAGTTGAAGCTAAATTCACCGGCGTTGACCGTAAGAACCGCGTTGTAAGCCTGTCCGTACGTGCTAAGGACGAAGCTGACGAGAAAGACGCCATCGCAACTGTTAACAACAAACAGGAAGAAGGCAACTTCTCTAACGCAATGGCTGAAGCTTTCAAAGCGGCTAAAGGCGAGTAA
- the ihfB gene encoding integration host factor subunit beta, which yields MTKSELIERLAGQQSHIPAKAVEDAVKEMLEHMAATLAEGERIEIRGFGSFSLHYRAPRVGRNPKTGDKVELDGKYVPHFKPGKELRDRANIYG from the coding sequence ATGACCAAGTCTGAACTTATTGAAAGACTTGCTGGCCAGCAATCTCATATTCCGGCGAAGGCCGTTGAGGATGCAGTGAAAGAGATGCTTGAGCACATGGCCGCAACGCTGGCCGAGGGCGAACGCATTGAGATCCGCGGATTCGGCAGTTTTTCTCTTCACTACCGTGCCCCGCGTGTAGGCCGCAACCCGAAAACCGGTGACAAAGTAGAGCTGGACGGTAAATACGTTCCTCACTTCAAGCCAGGCAAAGAGTTGCGTGACCGCGCCAATATCTATGGCTAG